From a region of the Zonotrichia albicollis isolate bZonAlb1 chromosome 5, bZonAlb1.hap1, whole genome shotgun sequence genome:
- the HELT gene encoding hairy and enhancer of split-related protein HELT: MASKLKERRRTPVSHKVIEKRRRDRINRCLTELGKTVPMALAKQSSGKLEKAEILEMTVQYLRALHSADFPRGREKELLSEFANYFHYGYHECMKNLVHYLTTVERMETKDTKYARILAFLQSKARFVTEPLFTSLGSLPEPDFSYPLHPGPDCPGHVHSPAEGVLQPPSGGPFPWHGAARNPALPYHLPSAAVPLASPGQQRSTFLSSVQGLDRHYLNLLGHSHPNAFGLPPGQHPSML; the protein is encoded by the exons ATGGCCTCCAAGCTCAAGGAGCGGAGG AGGACCCCGGTTTCCCACAAAGTGATTGAGAAGCGGAGGAGGGACCGCATCAACCGCTGCCTCACCGAGCTAGGGAAGACGGTGCCCATGGCTCTGGCCAAGCAG AGCTCGGGGAAGCTGGAGAAAGCGGAGATCCTGGAGATGACGGTGCAGTACCTGCGGGCCCTGCACTCGGCGGACTTTCCCCGCGGCCGGGAGAAGG agctgctctccgaGTTCGCCAATTACTTCCACTACGGCTACCACGAGTGCATGAAGAACCTGGTCCACTACCTGACAACGGTGGAGAGGATGGAGACCAAAGACACCAAGTACGCCCGCATCCTGGCCTTTCTCCAGTCCAAAGCACGCTTCGTTACTGAGCCTCTCTTCACGTCCCTGGGCTCCCTCCCGGAGCCGGACTTTTCCTACCCGCTGCATCCTGGGCCCGATTGCCCAGGGCACGTCCACAGTCCCGCCGAGGGCGTGCTCCAGCCGCCCTCGGGGGGGCCATTCCCCTGGCACGGCGCCGCCCGCAACCCTGCCCTGCCCTACCACTTGCCCAGCGCCGCCGTACCCCTCGCCAGCCCCGGCCAGCAGCGCAGCACTTTCCTCTCATCCGTGCAGGGGCTGGACCGCCACTACCTCAACCTCCTCGGCCATTCCCACCCCAACGCGTTCGGGCTGCCCCCAGGCCAGCACCCCTCCATGCTATAG